In one window of Drosophila innubila isolate TH190305 chromosome 2L unlocalized genomic scaffold, UK_Dinn_1.0 4_B_2L, whole genome shotgun sequence DNA:
- the LOC117780055 gene encoding uncharacterized protein LOC117780055 gives MPVGFVIVLEAVYKSRRLTPGRFAMSPSPHVTLALLSGLLFGIGMCHSASVEKLRIARDTRNIPSNMFKPVNGASNGNQNTSFASSDNDSDYTFSEHSTGEAHAVTGPVLPNGRSRYPFQSSREEDYDDRLPFRSNVPRYYNPNRSNDPSRDPFPSGLRTSNFESHFNTDNGRRSSGFNEPEFGSSRRLVGQTIPLMATGIAPSLIPSGLYDNDFGQGSSNNFFRSESYSYTSDGNGPPQVERNVFDSRLGHGQSSRNF, from the exons ATGCCAGTTGGCTTTGTCATAGTGCTGGAAGCTGTCTACAAATCGAGACGTCTCACTCCAGGTCGATTCGCAATGTCTCCCTCGCCTCATGTAACCCTCGCCCTACTAAGTGGCTTACTTTTTGGAATCGGG ATGTGCCACAGTGCTTCAGTCGAGAAA TTGCGCATTGCACGGGATACACGTAATATACCCTCTAATATGTTCAAGCCCGTGAACGGCGCTTCGAACGGAAATCAGAACACATCGTTTGCATCGTCGGATAATGACTCTGATTATACTTTCTCTGAG CATTCCACTGGAGAGGCACATGCTGTAACTGGTCCTGTGCTTCCAAATGGACGAAGTAGGTATCCTTTTCAGAGCTCACGAGAGGAAGATTATGATGATCGTTTACCATTCCGTTCAAACGTACCAAGATACTATAATCCCAATCGCTCTAACGACCCTTCACGCGACCCATTTCCCAGTGGACTACGcaca TCAAACTTCGAATCTCATTTTAACACGGATAACGGGAGAAGATCATCAGGTTTCAATGAGCCAGAGTTTGGCTCTTCAAGGCGTCTTGTAGGTCAAACG ATACCCTTAATGGCAACGGGCATCGCACCCTCTCTTATTCCCAGTGGGCTTTATGATAATGACTTTGGTCAAGGCTCTTCAAATAATTTCTTTCGCTCGGAGTCATATAGTTATACCTCTGATGGAAATGGTCCAC
- the LOC117780054 gene encoding vacuolar protein sorting-associated protein 37C, which yields MYIKLLLLSQVLMLSCIWSIAQAEIEHKIDEMTTIEPIITTTLSEIVTEAPATASPEEQLLELNQGLALDKEAGAEPATTIPPSVPPTTKEPQKPHAHPPHPFPYPYPYGIGYNPLSPDAETAPKPKSSAAEYPDYPYLGYPILRSPYSPYSPYSPYGSPYGSPHFHRHAPSPQYSGLAPGFGYGNPPSPDGVKEEQPKSDEKIKPTEEKEKEGNKPDHPDQPAPTSYGYPPLYVIQRRPLIPSYGYAGPARGYGLPFSYGR from the exons ATGTATATCAAACTATTGCTACTTAGTCAA GTGCTGATGCTCAGCTGCATTTGGAGCATAGCTCAAGCAGAAATAGAGCATAAAATTGATGAAATGACGACGATTGAGCCAATAATAACTACAACTCTATCAGAAATTGTGACCGAAGCTCCAGCTACTGCCAGTCCAGAGGAGCAGCTGCTGGAACTCAATCAGGGTCTGGCACTGGACAAAGAAGCTGGTGCAGagccggcaacaacaattccGCCCTCAGTGCCGCCAACAACAAAGGAACCACAGAAACCACATGCTCACCCACCACATCCTTTTCCATATCCATATCCCTATGGCATTGGCTACAATCCACTAAGTCCGGATGCGGAAACTGCACCCAAGCCCAAGTCTAGTGCAGCTGAATATCCCGACTATCCCTATTTAGGTTATCCCATCTTGCGATCACCCTACTCACCTTACTCACCTTACTCACCCTACGGATCACCCTACGGATCACCCCACTTCCATCGTCATGCGCCATCACCACAATACTCCGGACTGGCACCTGGATTCGGTTACGGCAATCCGCCTTCTCCCGATGGCGTTAAGGAGGAGCAACCCAAATCAGACGAAAAGATCAAGCCTAccgaggagaaggagaaggagggaAATAAGCCTGATCATCCTGATCAGCCTGCTCCGACCAGCTATGGTTACCCACCTCTCTATGTGATTCAACGTCGTCCACTGATTCCCAGCTACGGATACGCTGGCCCAGCACGCGGATATGGATTGCCCTTTAGCTATGGGCGCTAA
- the LOC117779793 gene encoding uncharacterized protein LOC117779793 isoform X2: MCRIQLVTLCWLLITGTTTDAAGAEDATDAEDVNPKEAESSETNTKTAKSEAGLTAGNHTEFSTDQMANSTTIPSVTQLIDLMTYKPSGEVENGGDPFVSPNGHKHGARHVRAHDGFHNIQNEPLWAHWNDVFSTTARSTT, from the exons ATGTGTAGAATTCAATTG GTAACTTTGTGCTGGTTGCTAATTA caggaacaacaacagatgcagcaggagcagaagaTGCAACAGATGCTGAAGATGTCAATCCAAAGGAAGCAGAAAGCAGTGAAACCAACACAAAGACAGCGAAATCCGAAGCGGGATTAACTGCTGGAAATCATACAGAGTTTTCTACTGACCAGATGGCAAACTCGACAACAATTCCTTCTGTCACCCAACTGATCGATCTGATGACTTACAAACCGTCTGGCGAAGTGGAGAATGGCGGTGATCCGTTCGTTTCCCCAAATGGACACAAGCATGGGGCAAGACATGTGAGAGCACACGATGGTTTCCATAATATTCAGAATGAACCACTTTGGGCGCACTGGAATGATGTATTCAGCACAACAGCGCGCAGCACGACCTAG
- the LOC117779793 gene encoding uncharacterized protein LOC117779793 isoform X1 encodes MSEDAAGAATDSAGTATNAAGTETDAAGTATEAAGTTTDAAGAEDATDAEDVNPKEAESSETNTKTAKSEAGLTAGNHTEFSTDQMANSTTIPSVTQLIDLMTYKPSGEVENGGDPFVSPNGHKHGARHVRAHDGFHNIQNEPLWAHWNDVFSTTARSTT; translated from the coding sequence ATGTCAGAGgatgcagcaggagcagcaacagatTCAGCGGGAACTGCAACAAATGCAGCAGGAACTGAAACAGATgcagcaggaacagcaaccgaagcagcaggaacaacaacagatgcagcaggagcagaagaTGCAACAGATGCTGAAGATGTCAATCCAAAGGAAGCAGAAAGCAGTGAAACCAACACAAAGACAGCGAAATCCGAAGCGGGATTAACTGCTGGAAATCATACAGAGTTTTCTACTGACCAGATGGCAAACTCGACAACAATTCCTTCTGTCACCCAACTGATCGATCTGATGACTTACAAACCGTCTGGCGAAGTGGAGAATGGCGGTGATCCGTTCGTTTCCCCAAATGGACACAAGCATGGGGCAAGACATGTGAGAGCACACGATGGTTTCCATAATATTCAGAATGAACCACTTTGGGCGCACTGGAATGATGTATTCAGCACAACAGCGCGCAGCACGACCTAG
- the LOC117779794 gene encoding uncharacterized protein LOC117779794 codes for MPLGCACCWLLLLMHLCLAIGSSHPKGKRHVVVAHDGFHNINKEPKYRNWRTRQEQHAKHHNPITQTIINN; via the exons ATGCCGTTAGGTTGCGCATGCTGCTGG TTGTTACTCCTAATGCACCTCTGTCTGGCAATAGGAAGCAGCCATCCAAAGGGAAAGCGTCATGTTGTGGTTGCCCACGATGGATTCCACAATATCAACAAGGAACCAAAGTATAGAAACTGGAGGACACGCCAGGAACAGCATGCCAAGCATCATAATCCAATTACTCAgactattataaataattaa
- the LOC117779792 gene encoding cytochrome c oxidase subunit 4 isoform 1, mitochondrial, which translates to MALRLINNALRRQLAAQLPRNAQVGSVASVHTLDKIGKREIVGFGWNGTACYADRTDYPMPAVRFREANNEINALRTKEQGDWKKLSPQEIKALYRASFCQTIAEVQASTGEWKMHMGVAFMFTAAAIWIAVLMNLFVYDELPVTFDEEHQKAQLKRMIDLEMNPVTGLTSKWDYENNKWKN; encoded by the exons ATGGCACTCAGACTAATCAACAACGCCCTGCGCCGTCAGCTGGCTGCTCAGTTGCCGCGCAACGCTCAGGTCGGCAGCGTTGCCTCGGTTCACACGCTGGACAAGATTGGCAAGCGTGAGATTGTGGGCTTTGGCTGGAACGGCACCGCCTGCTACGCAGATCGCACTGACTACCCCATGCCCGCCGTCCGCTTCCGTGAGGCTAACAATGAAATCAACGCCTTGCGCACCAAGGAGCAGGGCGACTGGAAGAAGCTCAGCCCACAGGAGATCAAGGCCCTGTACCGTGCCAGCTTCTGCCAGACCATTGCCGAGGTCCAAGCCAGCACTGGCGAATGGAAGATGCACATGGGCGTTGCCTTTATGTTCACCGCCGCCGCCATCTGGATTGCCGTCCTGATGAACCTGTTCG TCTATGACGAGCTGCCAGTTACCTTCGATGAGGAGCACCAGAAGGCGCAACTGAAGCGTATGATCGACTTGGAGATGAATCCTGTGACCGGCTTGACCTCCAAGTGGGACTATGAGAACAACAAGTGGAAGAACTAA
- the LOC117779959 gene encoding LOW QUALITY PROTEIN: uncharacterized protein LOC117779959 (The sequence of the model RefSeq protein was modified relative to this genomic sequence to represent the inferred CDS: substituted 1 base at 1 genomic stop codon) — MDLEVFRLAANYYHNLLNAELHINEWVQENLSIAEPLFRFISVHLEPGSLFNVLIPLMGIFSQDLLVQLLYMTGVVSTVSSFEKWMYPELRPLWWLRELYANGNRNGIKGGVALQSHDLSCETSGGMPCAHSMSLTAFLMIASSHLSIPSQRNRWRFTLYGLIGCCIVSVWLSRLYLATEFLHQCLLGSYIAVSTLTSFDRHLEYLYSRRRRXTVTVVLLLGCLAVSVYFIKLRFGLDPHWSVRQKPKPTENLPNVQGQF, encoded by the exons ATGGACTTGGAGGTGTTTCGCCTGGCGGCGAATTACTATCACAATTTGCTCAATGCGGAGTTGCACATCAACGAATGGGTGCAGGAAAA cTTAAGCATAGCGGAGCCGCTTTTTAGGTTCATCAGTGTCCACCTGGAGCCAGGGAGCCTTTTCAATGTGTTAATTCCTCTGATGGGCATATTTAGCCAGGATTTACTAGTACAGCTCCTTTATATGACTGGCGTGGTTAGCACAGTGAGTTCTTTTGAGAAATG GATGTACCCGGAATTGCGACCCCTTTGGTGGCTGCGCGAACTTTATGCAAATGGAAATAGAAATGGCATCAAGGGTGGCGTTGCTTTGCAGAGTCATGACTTAAGTTGCGAGACAAGCGGAGGAATGCCGTGTGCTCATTCTATGTCCTTGACGGCTTTCCTAATGATTGCCAGCTCGCATCTGTCCATTCCGAGCCAACGAAACAGATGGAGGTTTACTTTATATGGTTTAATAGGATGTTGCATAGTAAGTGTGTGGCTGAGTCGGCTCTATTTGGCCACAGAATTTCTGCATCAATGCTTGTTGGGTAGTTACATTGCTGTAAGCACTTTGACCAGCTTCGACAGACACTTGGAATATTTGTATAGCCGACGACGAAGATAGACGGTGACTGTGGTGCTTCTTCTTGGTTGCCTCGCCGTGTCAGTTTATTTTATCAAGCTGCGCTTCGGTCTCGATCCACATTGGTCTGTGCGACAG